One Colius striatus isolate bColStr4 chromosome 10, bColStr4.1.hap1, whole genome shotgun sequence genomic region harbors:
- the NUF2 gene encoding kinetochore protein Nuf2 isoform X2 has product MIYMRILQKVYGIRLERFYMMPVNVDIMYPQIFEGFLPVCNLYIHMERLLPVCRVNDFQIADVLNPKTKRTARFLSGIINFVNFREHRRAVYLELQLNYTLAMEKRQQLETANQEAAAKLEKLNTVPVEHQAEVKQLTESIRELEQVLRQDYRRKQTALQEVISQKKSDIAERTRKLNELKVLMAALKEEQEQLKSKIVESPEELKNYKELMKENVKKLKKSKREIIEKYEAYRDLVEVLPSCQLEVQLYQKKMERQRANVERLASVLSEVRNLEDQLESAQIELKKGKTDEMSLKRLVTAKQEKLSTAEIRIKKKREDVEQYKQAVFEYCNRVQEKRGAVYDKVTAIHKEIQQTRFKIQQLKENAEKEEMKAKEIYLNLKAGLEKHHDSLIKTAESYAASREDKIAELKKWLLRVQTPGSSS; this is encoded by the exons ATGATTTACATGAGGATCCTGCAGAAGGTATATGGAATCCGCCTGGAGCGTTTCTACATG atGCCAGTCAACGTTGACATAATGTATCCACAGATATTTGAAGGCTTTCTACCTGTTTGTAACTTGTATATTCACAT GGAGCGCTTACTTCCAGTGTGTCGGGTCAATGATTTTCAAATTGCTGATGTTTTAAACCCAA AAACAAAGAGGACAGCTCGCTTCTTGAGTGGCATTATCAACTTTGTGAACTTCAGAGAACATCGACGTGCAGTCTATTTGGAGTTACAACTGAACTAC ACGTTGGCTATGGAGAAACGCCAACAACTGGAGACCGCAAATCAGGAGGCAGCAGCGAAGCTGGAGAAACTGAA CACTGTTCCAGTTGAACATCAGGCAGAGGTGAAGCAACTGACAGAGAGCATTCGAGAACTGGAGCAAGTTCTAAGGCAAGACTATCGTCGGAAACAA ACAGCTTTGCAAGAGGTGATTTCACAAAAGAAGTCAGATATTGCAGAGAGAACCCGAAAGCTG AATGAGCTCAAAGTGTTAATGGCTGCTTTGAAAGAAGAACAAGAGCAGCTGAAATCAAAAATTGTGGAGAGTCCAGAGGAACTGAAAAATTACAAAGAACTAATGAAAGAGAATGTTAAGAAGCTCAAGAAATCCAAG cGAGAAATTATTGAGAAATATGAAGCTTATAGAGACCTAGTTGAAGTTCTCCCATCGTGCCAACTGGAGGTGCAGTTATATCAAAAGAAGATGGAAAGACAGAGAGCAAATGTGGAGAGGCTGGCCAGTGTATTATCAGAG GTCAGAAATCTGGAGGACCAGCTTGAGAGTGCTCAGATAGAGCTGAAAAAGGGGAAGACAGATGAGATGTCCTTAAAGAGACTGGTCACTGCAAAACAGGAGAAGCTGTCTACAGCTGAAATAAGGATAAAAAAGAAGCGTGAGGATGTTGAGCAATATAAGCAGGCTGTGTTTGA ATATTGTAACAGAGTTCAGGAGAAAAGGGGTGCTGTATATGATAAAGTGACAGCGATTCACAAGGAAATCCAGCAGACAAGGTTCAAAATTCAGCAGCTGAAAGAGAatgctgaaaaagaagaaatgaaagcaaag GAAATATACTTAAATCTGAAAGCTGGGTTGGAGAAGCACCATGATTCTCTCATTAAGACTGCAGAGAGTTATGCAGCCTCAAGAGAAGATAAAATTGCTGAGTTGAAGAAGTGGCTACTGAGAGTTCAGACTCCTGGAAGTAGCTCTTAG
- the NUF2 gene encoding kinetochore protein Nuf2 isoform X1 produces MDTLTFPRYSLDDIISYLRSHILTGAEARNLVKADVFGNPKHEVLHMIYMRILQKVYGIRLERFYMMPVNVDIMYPQIFEGFLPVCNLYIHMERLLPVCRVNDFQIADVLNPKTKRTARFLSGIINFVNFREHRRAVYLELQLNYTLAMEKRQQLETANQEAAAKLEKLNTVPVEHQAEVKQLTESIRELEQVLRQDYRRKQTALQEVISQKKSDIAERTRKLNELKVLMAALKEEQEQLKSKIVESPEELKNYKELMKENVKKLKKSKREIIEKYEAYRDLVEVLPSCQLEVQLYQKKMERQRANVERLASVLSEVRNLEDQLESAQIELKKGKTDEMSLKRLVTAKQEKLSTAEIRIKKKREDVEQYKQAVFEYCNRVQEKRGAVYDKVTAIHKEIQQTRFKIQQLKENAEKEEMKAKEIYLNLKAGLEKHHDSLIKTAESYAASREDKIAELKKWLLRVQTPGSSS; encoded by the exons ATGGACACGCTGACTTTCCCCCGCTACAGCCTCGACGACATCATCAGCTACCTCCGCAGCCACATCCTGACGGGTGCCGAGGCACGGAACCTGGTCAAGGCTGACGTATTCGGTAACCCCAAG CATGAGGTTTTACACATGATTTACATGAGGATCCTGCAGAAGGTATATGGAATCCGCCTGGAGCGTTTCTACATG atGCCAGTCAACGTTGACATAATGTATCCACAGATATTTGAAGGCTTTCTACCTGTTTGTAACTTGTATATTCACAT GGAGCGCTTACTTCCAGTGTGTCGGGTCAATGATTTTCAAATTGCTGATGTTTTAAACCCAA AAACAAAGAGGACAGCTCGCTTCTTGAGTGGCATTATCAACTTTGTGAACTTCAGAGAACATCGACGTGCAGTCTATTTGGAGTTACAACTGAACTAC ACGTTGGCTATGGAGAAACGCCAACAACTGGAGACCGCAAATCAGGAGGCAGCAGCGAAGCTGGAGAAACTGAA CACTGTTCCAGTTGAACATCAGGCAGAGGTGAAGCAACTGACAGAGAGCATTCGAGAACTGGAGCAAGTTCTAAGGCAAGACTATCGTCGGAAACAA ACAGCTTTGCAAGAGGTGATTTCACAAAAGAAGTCAGATATTGCAGAGAGAACCCGAAAGCTG AATGAGCTCAAAGTGTTAATGGCTGCTTTGAAAGAAGAACAAGAGCAGCTGAAATCAAAAATTGTGGAGAGTCCAGAGGAACTGAAAAATTACAAAGAACTAATGAAAGAGAATGTTAAGAAGCTCAAGAAATCCAAG cGAGAAATTATTGAGAAATATGAAGCTTATAGAGACCTAGTTGAAGTTCTCCCATCGTGCCAACTGGAGGTGCAGTTATATCAAAAGAAGATGGAAAGACAGAGAGCAAATGTGGAGAGGCTGGCCAGTGTATTATCAGAG GTCAGAAATCTGGAGGACCAGCTTGAGAGTGCTCAGATAGAGCTGAAAAAGGGGAAGACAGATGAGATGTCCTTAAAGAGACTGGTCACTGCAAAACAGGAGAAGCTGTCTACAGCTGAAATAAGGATAAAAAAGAAGCGTGAGGATGTTGAGCAATATAAGCAGGCTGTGTTTGA ATATTGTAACAGAGTTCAGGAGAAAAGGGGTGCTGTATATGATAAAGTGACAGCGATTCACAAGGAAATCCAGCAGACAAGGTTCAAAATTCAGCAGCTGAAAGAGAatgctgaaaaagaagaaatgaaagcaaag GAAATATACTTAAATCTGAAAGCTGGGTTGGAGAAGCACCATGATTCTCTCATTAAGACTGCAGAGAGTTATGCAGCCTCAAGAGAAGATAAAATTGCTGAGTTGAAGAAGTGGCTACTGAGAGTTCAGACTCCTGGAAGTAGCTCTTAG